A window of Macrotis lagotis isolate mMagLag1 chromosome X, bilby.v1.9.chrom.fasta, whole genome shotgun sequence contains these coding sequences:
- the NHLRC1 gene encoding E3 ubiquitin-protein ligase NHLRC1, with protein sequence MSAGAAESEPALRALVREAELSLLECKVCFERFSHEQARRPRNLGCGHVMCQGCVTALRRPRGLQCPFCRRPGTGGDTSDCVPLLQLLELLGPAPAPASAPAPAPAPAPAPAPPPSCRRAFGGWGTLINPTAMALCPASGRVVVVHDGRRRVKVFEPDGRCALQFGEKGEAARGIRYPLGVAATEDGHVVVSDAGDRAVKVFDRAGQSTLVVGGGRFSLPWGVQTTPRGEILVADAGAGALHLLAVDLQKGELRRAERLLGRLCSPRALAVSRSSGAIALTEHLAARPARPARTRVKVFSAGLRLLAQADTFGLSLVGPCGMQAAAVAFDRQGNVVVADVSAQAVVCLGKPEDFPALRPVVTRGLCYPVGLAYAQDNSLLVLDSGDHAVKVYTADGSPEAEQRA encoded by the coding sequence ATGTCGGCGGGCGCTGCCGAGAGCGAGCCGGCCCTGAGGGCGCTGGTGCGGGAGGCCGAGCTCAGCCTCCTCGAGTGCAAGGTCTGCTTTGAGAGGTTCAGCCACGAGCAGGCGCGGCGGCCCCGCAACCTGGGCTGCGGCCACGTAATGTGCCAGGGCTGCGTGACGGCGCTGCGGCGGCCCCGCGGCCTCCAGTGCCCCTTCTGCAGGCGGCCGGGCACGGGCGGCGACACCAGCGACTGCGTGCCGCTGCTGCAGCTCCTCGAGCTCctgggcccggccccggccccggcctcggccccggccccggccccggccccggcccctgccccggccccgccgcccagCTGCCGCCGCGCCTTCGGGGGCTGGGGCACCCTCATCAACCCCACCGCCATGGCGCTGTGCCCCGCGTCCGGCCGCGTGGTCGTGGTGCACGACGGCCGCCGGCGGGTGAAGGTGTTCGAGCCCGACGGGCGCTGCGCCCTGCAGTTCGGGGAGAAGGGCGAGGCGGCCCGGGGCATCCGCTACCCGCTCGGCGTGGCCGCCACGGAGGACGGCCACGTGGTGGTCTCGGACGCGGGCGACCGCGCCGTCAAAGTGTTCGACCGCGCGGGGCAGAGCACGCTGGTGGTGGGCGGCGGCCGCTTCTCCCTGCCCTGGGGGGTGCAGACCACCCCGCGGGGGGAGATCCTGGTGGCGGACGCGGGCGCCGGGGCGCTGCACCTGCTGGCCGTGGACTTGCAGAAGGGGGAGCTCCGCCGCGCGGAGAGGCTCCTGGGCCGCCTCTGCAGCCCCAGGGCCCTGGCCGTGTCCCGCAGCTCCGGGGCCATCGCGCTGACGGAGCACCTGGCGGCccggccggcccggcccgcccgcACCAGGGTCAAAGTGTTCAGCGCCGGCCTGCGGCTCCTGGCGCAGGCGGACACCTTCGGCCTGAGCCTCGTGGGCCCCTGCGGGATGCAGGCCGCCGCCGTGGCCTTCGACCGCCAGGGCAACGTGGTCGTGGCCGACGTGAGCGCCCAGGCCGTGGTGTGCCTGGGGAAGCCCGAGGACTTTCCGGCCTTGAGGCCCGTGGTCACCCGCGGGCTCTGCTACCCCGTGGGCCTGGCCTACGCGCAAGACAACTCCCTGCTGGTGCTGGACAGTGGCGACCACGCCGTAAAAGTCTATACGGCTGACGGCTCCCCGGAGGCAGAGCAACGCGCCTGA